The window GGGCGGCCACGTCTTTATCCTCGGCCACGGCGCGGATCGACTTGCCGGTCTTCGTCTTCTGGACGAACAGGTACAGGCCGACGAGGGCCACGATCGAAACAATGATGACGATGAGCCGCACCTTGAGGAAGTCCAGGCCGAAGACGTTGACCCGGCCTTCCAGGATCGTCGGCACGGGGAAGGCCTTGACCGCCGAGCCGAACAGGCCGCGGAAAATATATTGCCAGAAGAAGGACGCGCCGATGGCCGTAATGAGCGGGACCAGGCGCGGGGCGCGCCGCAATGGCCGGTAGGCGATGCGTTCCGTCAGCAGCGAGACAGCCATCGACGTCAGGACGGAGGCCATCGTGACCAGAACAAGGTAGAGGATCGGTTGCTCGTTGATGAAGCCGGTGGAAGACAGCTTGGCGGCCACGAGATAAGTTGACGCCATGGCCCCGGACATGAAGTACTCGCCATGGGCGAAGTTAATCATGAACAGCACGCCGTAGACCATGGTGTAGCCAAGGGCGATGAGCGCATAGAGGCCGCCCTGTGATAGTCCGGAGACGAAGAAATCGATCCATTCATCGGCTCCGTAGGGCGTGCCTGCCCCGAAGAACAGCTTACGAGTGATGCCGACGACGACGCCGACGATGATCACGATACGAAAGACCCACAACCAGACGTCGATCCAGTCGATGTTCCTGAGGCGTTGCAACAATGCCATACCGGGCCTCCTGTAAAAAGAAGAAAACCACCGATTGCACAGATTTCACAGATTGGTAGACGTTCCGAAGTTTCGCTACTATCGCCAAGATAATAAAGGGAAGGTCTCAATCCGCGCTATCTGTGATTGCTCGATCAATTGCAAAAACGGGCCGGCCGGTAACTTTACCGACCGGCCCGTTGTGCCGGTTACAAACGACTATTCAGCTTCCTTGTTGTTCCAAACCGGAACGAACTCACCATCTTCGACGTGGCTCACGGCGATCCGCGCGTCGGCGCAGTCGCCGAACTCGGAGCAGGTCAGCGTGCCGGTGACGCCTTCGTAACCGGAAGTCGCGGCCACGGCGTCGCGCAGGGCCTGGCGGCCGATGAGCAACGTGCCGTCCTCGCCTTGCTGGGCCACTTCCTCGACAGCGTTCAACAGGATGTTGGTCGCGTCAAAGGCATGGGCATGGTAGACGTTGGTCGGCTCGGAGCCAAACTCTTCCACGTACATGGGCACGAACGTTTCCGAGTAGAACGTGTTCTCGAAGGACAGGTCGGG is drawn from Candidatus Promineifilum breve and contains these coding sequences:
- a CDS encoding branched-chain amino acid ABC transporter permease; translation: MALLQRLRNIDWIDVWLWVFRIVIIVGVVVGITRKLFFGAGTPYGADEWIDFFVSGLSQGGLYALIALGYTMVYGVLFMINFAHGEYFMSGAMASTYLVAAKLSSTGFINEQPILYLVLVTMASVLTSMAVSLLTERIAYRPLRRAPRLVPLITAIGASFFWQYIFRGLFGSAVKAFPVPTILEGRVNVFGLDFLKVRLIVIIVSIVALVGLYLFVQKTKTGKSIRAVAEDKDVAALMGIDVDRAIATTFAIGATMAGIAAVLWGLVFKQVIFSMGFVPGIKAFTAAVLGGIGSIPGAALGGFFLGVIEAVGPPLILEGLGAPGAHQLKDVTAFLLLVLVLIFRPQGIIGERLAEKKA